The genome window TCGACGATCGTCCGGAACGCGTCCGAGGGCAGCCACGAGTCGGGGTGATCCCAGTCGATGAGGCCCTGGTTCGGGCCGTGTGCGATGCGCGGAAGCGTGGGGTCGTCGCCGTCCTTGTAGAAGTCGTCCAGCCGCAGGATCGGCAGTCCGAGCCGCTCAGCCAGACGGGACTTGCCGGCGCCGGACGGCCCGGCGAGCACGATGACCTTCGCCATCAGCGATCAGTAGCTGCCCGTGGCCGCGTCGCCGGCGAGGATCGCGCGCGAGCTTGAGACGCCCAGCCGCGTTGCGCCCGCCTCGATCATCGCGAGGGCGTCCGCCATCGTGCGGATCCCGCCCGACGCCTTCACCTGCAGGCCGGGCACGGTCTCGTGCATCAGCGTCACCGCGTGCACGGTCGCGCCACCGGTGGGGTGGAAACCGGTCGAGGTCTTCACGAAGTCCGCGCCCGCAGCCTCCGCGGCCCTGCAGACACCGACGATCTCGTCGTCCTCGAGCGCGGCGGACTCGATGATCACCTTGAGGACGACCGGCACCGGCGCGGCGGTGCGGACGGCGGCGATGTCGGCCTGGACGTCGTCGTACCGCTTCTCCTTGGCGGCGCCGATGTCGATCACCATGTCGATCTCGTCGGCGCCCTGCTCGGCGGCGAGCGCAGCCTCGGCGGCCTTGACGAAGGAGGCGTGCTTGCCGCTCGGGAAGCCGCACACGACGGCGACCTTGAGGCCTTCGGGGACCGAGACCGGCAGCATGTTGGGGGAGATGCAGACGCTGTAGGTGCCGAGCTCGGCGGCCTCGGCGATCAGCGCCTCCACATCGGCGCGGGTGGCCTCCGGCTTGAGCAGCGTGTGGTCGATGTAGCGAGCGACGTCGGATGCGGAGAGAGGCACCACGACAGCCTATTCTCTCGACTCGTGGCAGGCGAAGGCGACGAGACGC of Nocardioides sp. Kera G14 contains these proteins:
- the deoC gene encoding deoxyribose-phosphate aldolase, translating into MPLSASDVARYIDHTLLKPEATRADVEALIAEAAELGTYSVCISPNMLPVSVPEGLKVAVVCGFPSGKHASFVKAAEAALAAEQGADEIDMVIDIGAAKEKRYDDVQADIAAVRTAAPVPVVLKVIIESAALEDDEIVGVCRAAEAAGADFVKTSTGFHPTGGATVHAVTLMHETVPGLQVKASGGIRTMADALAMIEAGATRLGVSSSRAILAGDAATGSY